In Cytobacillus oceanisediminis, the following proteins share a genomic window:
- a CDS encoding sacsin N-terminal ATP-binding-like domain-containing protein produces MRQTVHRKVKNRYKIDYSKNQIIFSHNGMPFSFENLLDLITQISSKQSSEEKKTGKFGTGFMSTHLLSEIVQIEGSFIQKIVSIQN; encoded by the coding sequence ATGCGTCAGACTGTACACCGAAAGGTAAAAAATAGATATAAAATTGATTACTCTAAAAATCAAATTATATTTAGTCATAATGGAATGCCGTTTTCTTTTGAAAATTTATTAGATTTAATCACACAAATCTCCTCTAAACAAAGTTCAGAAGAAAAGAAAACAGGCAAATTTGGAACTGGCTTTATGTCAACTCATTTATTATCAGAGATTGTACAAATTGAAGGGTCGTTTATTCAAAAGATAGTAAGTATACAAAATTAG
- a CDS encoding YkvA family protein yields the protein MPFPIAPHTRNPKLLSIRAPFFTACVVAYACGQIKLIPDFIPILGYLDDIIIVPLEGMCALKLIPKNVIYECDLKVEEMMKNAKTKNWCWLNNSIDLVCNWSMGFYENLSSTFQLMEVLL from the coding sequence ATGCCATTTCCAATTGCTCCTCACACTAGGAATCCAAAACTACTATCCATAAGAGCACCCTTTTTTACTGCATGTGTTGTAGCATACGCGTGTGGTCAAATTAAATTAATACCTGATTTTATACCGATACTTGGCTATTTAGATGACATAATTATTGTTCCGTTAGAAGGTATGTGTGCATTAAAGCTGATACCAAAAAATGTAATATATGAATGTGACCTTAAGGTAGAAGAAATGATGAAAAATGCTAAGACAAAAAATTGGTGTTGGCTCAATAATAGTATTGATTTGGTGTGTAATTGGAGTATGGGCTTTTATGAAAATTTATCATCAACTTTTCAATTAATGGAGGTTTTACTTTAA
- a CDS encoding ATP-dependent nuclease: MIEKILIKNFKSIQELFMPLNESMNIIVGNNEQGKSTILEAINLAMSGNLNGKSIYNELNPYIFNHAAVADYISRIINRQNAEPPKILIEVYLKETEQTINLKGTNNSRREDYCGISLSIEFDEEYAEEYKQYIKDSEQIKTVPVEYYKVNWFSFAYNQITSRSVPVKCLLIDTTKSSAMYGATRYVSNVIGDTLELKDRVALTLNYRSLKERFSEIPSILDLNENLSLKTGEISDKELKVSLDISQKNGWESNLTAYLDDIPFDLIGKGEQNAVKLKLALETRAKEAQIILIEEPENHLSFTNMSKLISEINKKCEGKQILVTTHSTYVLNKLGLDKVILLNEQKHMNLKELNEDTYEYFKKLPGYDTLRLLLSKRAILVEGPSDELIVQKAYLLKHKCLPIEHGIDVITVRGLSFKRFLEIADMLGKNVVVVTDNDGDIEQNINKKYKTYLDDHPTIKICYGKNTDYPTLEPQICLYNDLDLLNRIFGTKKKSKSEMMKYMEKNKSDCAMMLFDTNEDLKIPEYIQDAIK, from the coding sequence TTGATAGAAAAAATCTTAATTAAAAATTTCAAATCAATCCAAGAACTGTTTATGCCACTTAATGAATCTATGAACATTATTGTCGGAAACAATGAACAGGGTAAATCAACTATACTTGAAGCTATTAATCTAGCAATGAGTGGCAATCTGAATGGTAAAAGTATTTACAATGAATTAAATCCATATATTTTTAATCATGCAGCAGTAGCTGATTATATTTCAAGAATAATTAATCGTCAGAACGCTGAACCACCAAAGATATTAATTGAAGTCTATTTAAAGGAAACAGAACAAACCATTAATTTAAAAGGAACAAATAATTCACGAAGAGAAGATTATTGTGGTATTAGCCTTTCCATTGAGTTTGATGAAGAATATGCAGAGGAATACAAACAATACATAAAGGATTCGGAACAAATTAAAACCGTCCCGGTCGAGTATTACAAAGTAAATTGGTTTTCATTCGCATATAATCAGATCACATCAAGAAGTGTTCCGGTTAAATGTTTATTAATTGATACAACGAAAAGCAGTGCAATGTATGGTGCTACAAGATATGTATCAAATGTAATTGGCGATACGCTAGAACTAAAAGACCGAGTTGCTCTAACATTAAACTATAGGAGCTTAAAAGAAAGGTTCTCGGAAATACCATCAATTTTGGATTTAAATGAAAACCTTTCACTTAAAACAGGAGAAATATCGGACAAAGAACTAAAGGTTTCATTAGATATTTCACAGAAGAATGGCTGGGAATCAAATTTAACAGCATATTTGGATGATATTCCTTTTGACTTAATTGGTAAAGGGGAACAAAATGCTGTTAAGTTGAAACTTGCACTAGAAACACGGGCAAAAGAAGCTCAAATTATACTAATCGAAGAACCGGAAAACCACTTGTCCTTTACTAACATGAGCAAATTAATAAGTGAAATAAATAAAAAGTGTGAAGGAAAACAAATATTGGTTACGACCCACAGCACTTATGTTCTAAATAAGCTAGGATTGGATAAAGTGATTTTATTAAATGAACAAAAACATATGAATTTAAAAGAGTTGAATGAAGATACATACGAATATTTTAAAAAACTTCCAGGTTATGATACGTTAAGACTTTTATTGTCAAAAAGAGCTATTTTAGTCGAGGGTCCATCAGATGAATTAATTGTTCAAAAAGCCTATTTACTTAAGCATAAATGTTTGCCGATTGAACATGGAATTGATGTCATAACCGTGAGAGGACTTTCGTTTAAAAGATTTCTTGAAATTGCTGACATGCTAGGAAAAAATGTGGTGGTAGTTACAGACAATGATGGAGATATTGAGCAAAACATTAATAAGAAATATAAAACATATTTAGATGACCATCCAACTATTAAGATTTGTTATGGTAAGAACACTGATTATCCAACATTAGAACCCCAAATATGTCTATATAATGACCTGGATTTATTAAATAGAATCTTTGGAACAAAGAAAAAAAGTAAATCCGAAATGATGAAATACATGGAAAAAAATAAGAGCGACTGTGCAATGATGCTTTTCGATACAAACGAAGACCTTAAAATACCGGAGTATATACAAGATGCAATTAAATAA
- a CDS encoding DUF6063 family protein, producing MIYEEDVLIKAYQLHQQLMIKGEIKKKKDADLFRLYSDPDIREVLQRVFLPIDQAIIVKVEDTLYFVPEVHNDAFSYTNEELREKGKFRDNKELYLAQFIWMLVISEFYGDQFLLTGETRSFVKVDDILNKAKEWMGKFSQIPEEEQLELAYRYELNIPYLLNEWHNLSEVTDKVKELRKARTMDYGFLLKALGFLEKEKMLVLKEEQEIVMTEKMKHIIDHYYHQESRINEIKSLLNEVNERVPDYAESQ from the coding sequence ATGATTTATGAAGAAGATGTGCTGATCAAAGCCTATCAACTGCACCAACAGTTAATGATCAAAGGGGAAATAAAGAAAAAGAAGGATGCCGATCTGTTCCGTCTGTATTCAGACCCGGATATTCGCGAAGTCCTGCAACGTGTGTTTTTGCCGATTGACCAGGCCATCATTGTGAAAGTGGAGGATACGCTCTATTTTGTTCCGGAAGTACACAATGATGCTTTCAGTTATACCAACGAGGAACTCAGAGAAAAAGGGAAGTTTCGTGACAATAAAGAACTGTACTTGGCACAGTTTATCTGGATGCTTGTCATATCGGAGTTTTACGGCGACCAATTTTTGCTGACAGGTGAGACCCGTTCCTTTGTGAAAGTGGACGATATTTTAAACAAAGCCAAAGAATGGATGGGCAAATTCAGCCAAATTCCGGAAGAGGAACAGCTGGAATTAGCTTATCGATATGAATTGAATATCCCTTATTTGCTGAATGAATGGCACAACCTTTCGGAAGTAACGGATAAAGTCAAAGAATTGAGGAAAGCACGGACGATGGATTATGGTTTTCTATTAAAAGCGCTCGGCTTTCTGGAGAAAGAAAAAATGCTTGTGTTGAAGGAAGAACAAGAAATTGTAATGACGGAAAAAATGAAACACATTATCGACCACTATTATCATCAAGAGAGCCGGATCAATGAGATTAAAAGTCTGTTGAATGAAGTGAATGAGAGGGTGCCTGATTATGCCGAGAGTCAATAA
- a CDS encoding DUF1643 domain-containing protein produces MRQHLLELGSLIETKTEHGISIISKNEPKRYYYEEEVPSLTLLMYNGSTIDGKDQTVSYIRKVCKARNESGFAILNLDPRVTGNPKNLKGSLFDSLNFNIISTVLENSETFVWIGWGGLVKGKTKILLPEEFRRMLESHHDRLVQIDRGKPMTWYPWHPAYLKRKRIPPEEIRLVPFDSNILKKYA; encoded by the coding sequence ATGCGACAACACCTGCTCGAACTTGGGAGTTTAATCGAAACAAAAACAGAACACGGCATCAGCATCATCTCTAAAAATGAACCGAAACGCTATTATTACGAGGAAGAAGTCCCAAGCCTCACACTTCTTATGTATAACGGTTCCACCATAGATGGAAAAGATCAAACCGTCAGCTATATCCGAAAAGTCTGTAAGGCACGCAACGAATCGGGATTTGCCATTTTGAATCTTGACCCAAGAGTAACGGGGAATCCCAAAAATTTAAAAGGCTCCCTCTTTGATTCACTTAATTTCAACATCATATCCACTGTATTGGAAAACAGTGAAACCTTTGTTTGGATTGGTTGGGGAGGATTGGTGAAAGGAAAAACAAAGATTTTGCTGCCAGAGGAATTCCGGCGAATGCTGGAGAGTCATCATGACCGGCTGGTGCAAATTGACCGGGGGAAACCGATGACGTGGTATCCTTGGCACCCGGCATATCTCAAACGAAAAAGAATCCCGCCGGAAGAGATACGGTTGGTTCCGTTTGATTCAAACATATTAAAAAAATACGCATGA
- a CDS encoding Wadjet anti-phage system protein JetD domain-containing protein — MEKAKMKITIEQYIANLKKLRFEVMELELYLKNEGLRTPLFYKEMANIILDLVDEGKVKPIKSSKSYSMDSRILNRYEKIKQKAKNDHLKDEMLTNYHTSISMTYYLNRPDQYKKEKSQLMAISQFLTNKRKSVPVLSVNERSYQLFGDEKLLFSKKGKRILANIGITYQDLCCYFTYEPFFYYSVTQAENNSILIVENKDTFFSLKKLFKEGIYSWNGIRFSMLVYGEGNKITRSIDYMDELQVPVETPIYYFGDFDPTGISIFCRVQSLCDREINLMTSFYREMWKRRKDGKVKKDQEWNEEAITRFLSNFDKEEQQSYLRYLKEDQYIPQESLSIEVLRGLSNGIEKTV, encoded by the coding sequence GTGGAGAAGGCAAAGATGAAAATAACCATCGAACAATATATAGCAAATTTAAAAAAACTACGATTTGAAGTAATGGAGCTCGAATTATATTTGAAAAATGAGGGGTTAAGAACACCACTGTTTTATAAAGAAATGGCTAATATCATTCTGGACCTTGTGGATGAAGGAAAAGTAAAACCAATAAAATCATCCAAATCCTATTCAATGGATAGCCGTATTCTAAATCGATATGAAAAAATAAAACAAAAGGCAAAAAATGACCATCTGAAAGACGAAATGTTGACCAATTATCATACCAGTATATCAATGACCTATTATTTAAATAGGCCGGATCAATATAAAAAGGAAAAGAGTCAATTAATGGCTATTAGCCAATTCCTGACGAATAAAAGGAAAAGTGTACCGGTATTGTCTGTAAATGAACGGTCCTACCAATTGTTTGGGGATGAAAAATTGTTATTCAGCAAAAAAGGAAAAAGGATTCTAGCCAATATCGGCATCACATACCAGGACTTATGCTGCTACTTTACGTATGAACCCTTTTTTTACTACAGCGTAACACAGGCTGAAAACAACTCCATTTTAATCGTGGAAAACAAGGACACTTTTTTTAGCTTGAAAAAGTTATTTAAAGAAGGGATTTATTCGTGGAATGGAATTCGATTTTCTATGTTGGTGTACGGAGAAGGGAACAAGATTACCCGCTCCATAGACTATATGGATGAATTGCAAGTTCCGGTGGAAACACCGATCTATTATTTCGGGGATTTTGACCCAACAGGCATCAGCATATTCTGCCGGGTGCAGTCTTTGTGTGATAGGGAAATTAATCTAATGACCTCATTTTACAGGGAAATGTGGAAACGGAGAAAAGACGGCAAGGTCAAGAAGGACCAGGAATGGAACGAGGAGGCCATTACCCGTTTTTTGAGCAACTTTGATAAAGAGGAACAACAGTCTTATCTACGGTACCTGAAAGAGGATCAATATATACCGCAAGAGTCATTAAGTATAGAGGTGTTAAGGGGGCTTTCGAATGGAATTGAAAAAACTGTTTGA
- a CDS encoding UvrD-helicase domain-containing protein, with product MQLNNKIIIAAAGSGKTTELVKTAIMNGKERILITTFTIDNSEEIRKKFFQELGYIPTNVKIQTWFSFLLHECVRPYQNVLYDKKRIENIEFVSGQSSQWIAKSDIERYYFKSGNRIYTDKICDFICRVNKESKGAVISRLEGLYDIIMIDEIQDLAGPDLDLLYLLLTSNIKTIMVGDNRQATYFTNNARKNKKFKGEHIFELFKNWELEELCLIEYRQECRRSNQLICDMADSLYPDMPKTISLNDNVTGHDGLFFIRTKDVQSYVEMYSPKILRYNKVTKIPGNLHALNFGKSKGLTFDRVLILCNGPINKYLKTGNVEAVSKTKAGFYVALTRARYSVTFVTDEKKVSNPFLQEYIF from the coding sequence ATGCAATTAAATAATAAAATAATTATTGCTGCAGCTGGGTCTGGAAAAACAACCGAATTAGTAAAAACAGCTATTATGAATGGGAAAGAACGTATTTTAATTACAACTTTTACAATCGATAATTCGGAGGAAATTAGAAAGAAATTCTTTCAGGAATTAGGCTATATTCCCACCAATGTAAAGATTCAAACCTGGTTTTCATTCTTATTGCATGAGTGTGTCAGACCCTATCAAAATGTATTATATGACAAAAAAAGAATCGAAAATATTGAATTTGTTTCTGGTCAATCTTCCCAATGGATTGCAAAAAGCGATATTGAAAGATACTATTTTAAATCAGGAAACCGTATCTACACTGATAAGATTTGTGACTTTATTTGTCGTGTTAATAAGGAATCAAAAGGTGCTGTTATTAGTAGATTAGAAGGATTATACGATATTATAATGATAGACGAAATTCAAGATCTTGCAGGTCCAGATTTGGATTTACTGTATTTATTGCTTACCTCCAACATAAAAACAATAATGGTTGGAGATAATCGTCAAGCAACATATTTCACTAATAACGCAAGAAAAAATAAAAAATTTAAAGGTGAACACATTTTTGAGTTATTCAAAAATTGGGAGTTAGAAGAATTATGTCTGATAGAATATAGGCAAGAATGTCGAAGAAGCAATCAACTTATTTGTGACATGGCTGATTCACTCTATCCGGATATGCCGAAAACAATTTCTTTGAATGATAACGTTACTGGACATGATGGTTTGTTTTTTATCCGTACAAAAGATGTTCAAAGTTATGTAGAGATGTATTCACCAAAAATCCTTCGTTATAATAAAGTGACAAAAATACCAGGTAATCTTCATGCCTTAAATTTTGGAAAATCAAAAGGGTTAACATTTGACCGGGTACTCATATTATGCAACGGACCTATCAATAAATATTTAAAAACGGGAAATGTGGAAGCTGTAAGTAAAACTAAGGCTGGATTTTATGTTGCATTAACAAGAGCAAGGTACAGTGTCACATTTGTTACTGATGAAAAAAAAGTTTCAAATCCGTTCCTACAGGAATATATTTTTTAA